Proteins encoded together in one Corynebacterium liangguodongii window:
- a CDS encoding CrcB family protein, translated as MVREVIQVGAGAALGALVRFVTLHTALFLSVDPLLTIFAINIAGCIAMGLYAPGKLWGTGFLGGLTTFSALSPAGMPLTPGLAVGFLAACTACGVAGWLLGDFLRGNDTADGTP; from the coding sequence GTGGTACGCGAAGTGATCCAAGTGGGGGCGGGCGCGGCACTGGGCGCGCTGGTGCGGTTTGTGACGCTACACACGGCGCTGTTTCTCTCCGTCGACCCGCTGCTGACCATCTTCGCGATCAACATCGCTGGGTGCATCGCCATGGGACTCTATGCCCCCGGGAAGCTGTGGGGCACGGGCTTCCTCGGCGGGTTGACCACCTTTTCCGCGCTCTCCCCTGCCGGCATGCCGCTTACGCCTGGGCTCGCGGTCGGGTTCTTGGCCGCGTGCACCGCCTGCGGCGTGGCCGGCTGGCTGCTGGGGGATTTCTTGCGCGGCAACGACACGGCGGACGGGACGCCATGA
- a CDS encoding fluoride efflux transporter FluC, producing the protein MNAFFSSLAAVAAGGFLGGVSRWALSRVPGGLTGTWVANVLGCAALGMCVASPSIWVTFVGAGFAGALSTLSTLSKELGALLKAQRSRAAWSYFFVTITGGTVAALAGLSIAYWL; encoded by the coding sequence ATGAACGCATTCTTTTCTAGCTTGGCCGCGGTCGCCGCCGGTGGTTTCCTCGGCGGAGTCTCACGCTGGGCGCTCAGTCGTGTGCCCGGGGGGCTGACCGGGACGTGGGTGGCAAACGTGCTGGGGTGCGCCGCGCTCGGCATGTGCGTAGCGTCACCGAGCATCTGGGTGACTTTTGTCGGCGCGGGGTTCGCTGGGGCACTGAGCACCCTATCCACGCTGTCGAAGGAGCTCGGCGCCTTGCTCAAGGCGCAACGCAGCCGCGCGGCCTGGTCCTACTTCTTCGTAACAATCACGGGCGGCACCGTCGCCGCGCTCGCAGGGCTCAGCATCGCCTACTGGTTGTAG
- a CDS encoding MFS transporter, whose translation MHAETAYRGNDALLVGLVLSVSTFWLFAQTANINAPLITESLEISESITGAGIAVAGVVCGMFIAVFGSIADRNGHVRMVLVGNLINLIGSLLLACAPAGDLAVWFFVCGRVLQGIAAALIMPATLTIVQRYWEGNERRRAISMWSFGSFGASGLAGFFGGILAQSPIGWRGVFFFGAVVSVIASLLVRRAPETDTPRSGVKGLDWAGAGTFALATALVFVLITQGSAFDWGGVVPWSIVVASALVVACFVVIEKAKGSEAFLDFALLANRQYSSVVAANFLANAVGGGLIAALWVLQLGYGLSVAKTGLLTLGFAAGIFICLRLGEKLLGSFGARTPMLIATSLVAVAVMLLTPTFLPLGAYMVTAVVGTFILGGGLAIFATPATDAALSALPASKLGVGSGFYKMASALGNGFGIAVSSVLFLVSRDGGWLVGSLDGLVEFSSGGDVAARQAGSVALFGSLALAVSALAVVGLLVPRKTISR comes from the coding sequence ATGCACGCCGAAACGGCTTACCGCGGTAACGACGCGCTACTCGTCGGGCTCGTTCTTAGTGTATCGACGTTCTGGCTTTTCGCTCAGACCGCTAACATCAACGCTCCGCTGATCACTGAATCACTCGAGATCAGCGAGTCTATCACCGGTGCTGGAATTGCGGTCGCAGGTGTAGTTTGCGGGATGTTCATCGCGGTATTCGGCAGCATTGCCGACCGCAACGGCCACGTCAGAATGGTTCTAGTCGGTAACCTTATCAATCTGATCGGCTCACTTCTCCTCGCATGTGCTCCTGCCGGGGATTTGGCGGTGTGGTTCTTCGTATGTGGACGTGTACTCCAGGGAATCGCTGCCGCGCTGATCATGCCCGCGACGCTGACCATAGTGCAGCGTTATTGGGAAGGGAATGAGAGGCGGCGTGCGATTTCCATGTGGTCTTTTGGCAGCTTCGGTGCCTCAGGCCTGGCAGGTTTCTTCGGTGGCATTTTGGCGCAATCACCGATCGGATGGCGTGGGGTATTTTTCTTCGGCGCTGTGGTGTCGGTGATCGCCTCCCTACTCGTGCGTCGCGCCCCAGAGACCGACACCCCTCGCAGTGGCGTCAAAGGGCTTGACTGGGCTGGGGCGGGGACGTTCGCGTTAGCGACGGCTCTGGTCTTCGTTCTAATCACGCAGGGCAGCGCGTTTGACTGGGGCGGCGTTGTTCCTTGGAGTATCGTTGTCGCTTCTGCTTTGGTTGTGGCTTGCTTTGTGGTCATCGAGAAGGCCAAGGGCTCTGAGGCGTTTCTTGACTTCGCTCTTCTTGCGAACCGCCAGTACAGCAGCGTCGTTGCCGCGAATTTCCTTGCCAACGCAGTCGGTGGTGGGCTCATTGCGGCGCTGTGGGTGCTTCAGTTGGGCTATGGCCTTAGCGTTGCAAAAACGGGCTTACTCACTTTGGGTTTTGCTGCTGGCATCTTCATCTGCTTGCGCTTGGGCGAAAAGCTTTTAGGCAGCTTCGGTGCAAGGACGCCGATGCTTATCGCAACGAGCCTCGTTGCCGTTGCAGTGATGCTCCTTACCCCGACGTTCTTGCCGTTAGGTGCGTACATGGTCACCGCCGTGGTGGGCACTTTCATCCTCGGCGGAGGGCTGGCAATTTTTGCTACCCCTGCGACTGACGCGGCGCTCAGCGCGCTGCCCGCTTCAAAGCTTGGCGTAGGTTCAGGCTTTTACAAGATGGCCTCTGCACTCGGCAACGGCTTCGGTATTGCGGTGTCCTCGGTCTTGTTCCTTGTGAGCAGGGATGGCGGCTGGCTTGTTGGAAGCCTGGACGGTTTAGTCGAGTTTTCGTCCGGCGGGGATGTCGCCGCACGGCAAGCGGGCTCTGTCGCGCTCTTCGGCTCCCTCGCTTTAGCGGTCTCGGCGCTTGCCGTGGTGGGGCTACTCGTACCGCGAAAGACGATCTCTCGCTAG
- the murA gene encoding UDP-N-acetylglucosamine 1-carboxyvinyltransferase: MKERFLVHGGTQLSGVVRVDGAKNSVLKLMAAALLAEGTTTLYNCPEILDVPLMRDVLVGLGCDVRVDGTVVTITTPAEVSPHADFDAVRQFRASVAVLGPLVARCKEAYVALPGGDAIGSRPLDMHQSGLEKLGATTHIEHGAVVARAQQLTGAKISLDFPSVGATENIVTAAVLASGRTVLDNAAREPEIVDLCDMLNSMGARIAGAGTSTITIDGVEKLSPTQHVVVGDRIVAGTWAYAAAMTQGDITVGGIAPRHLHLALSKLKTAGAEVETYDSGFRIRQRQRPKAVDYQTLPFPGFPTDLQPMAIGIAAIADGVSVITENVFEARFRFVDEMLRLGADANVDGHHVVLRGVETLSSTDVWASDIRAGAGLVLAGLVADGVTCVHDVSHIDRGYPNFVESLVELGADVRRV, translated from the coding sequence GTGAAGGAACGCTTTTTAGTCCACGGGGGCACGCAGCTCTCCGGCGTTGTGCGTGTCGACGGCGCCAAGAACAGCGTGCTCAAACTCATGGCTGCAGCCCTGCTTGCGGAGGGGACGACAACGCTGTACAACTGCCCCGAGATTCTCGACGTCCCGCTCATGCGAGACGTGCTCGTCGGTCTCGGATGCGACGTGCGGGTCGATGGCACTGTTGTCACCATTACCACGCCAGCCGAGGTCTCCCCCCACGCCGACTTCGACGCGGTGCGCCAGTTCCGCGCGTCCGTCGCCGTGCTCGGCCCCCTCGTTGCGCGATGCAAGGAGGCCTACGTAGCGCTCCCCGGCGGTGACGCGATCGGCTCCAGGCCCCTTGACATGCACCAATCCGGTCTGGAGAAGCTCGGCGCGACGACCCACATCGAGCACGGGGCCGTGGTGGCGAGGGCGCAGCAGCTCACCGGTGCAAAGATCTCACTCGATTTCCCCTCCGTCGGCGCGACCGAAAACATCGTCACCGCGGCCGTTCTCGCCAGTGGACGCACGGTCCTCGACAACGCGGCCCGTGAACCCGAGATCGTTGATCTCTGCGACATGCTCAACTCCATGGGGGCCAGAATTGCCGGGGCTGGCACGTCCACCATCACCATCGATGGGGTAGAGAAGCTCTCCCCGACGCAGCACGTCGTCGTTGGGGACCGCATCGTTGCGGGAACGTGGGCCTACGCGGCCGCAATGACGCAGGGGGATATCACCGTCGGGGGGATCGCCCCGCGCCACCTCCATCTGGCGCTCTCCAAGCTCAAGACAGCAGGGGCAGAGGTAGAGACCTATGACAGCGGATTCCGCATCCGCCAGCGCCAGCGGCCGAAGGCGGTGGACTACCAAACCCTGCCGTTCCCTGGTTTTCCCACGGACCTCCAGCCGATGGCGATCGGCATCGCCGCAATTGCCGACGGCGTGTCCGTGATCACGGAGAACGTCTTCGAAGCGCGCTTCCGCTTCGTCGATGAGATGCTCCGCCTCGGAGCGGACGCGAACGTGGATGGGCACCACGTCGTCCTCCGCGGGGTAGAAACCCTCTCGTCTACGGACGTGTGGGCCTCCGACATCCGCGCCGGGGCGGGGCTCGTCCTCGCCGGGCTTGTCGCAGACGGCGTCACCTGTGTCCACGACGTCAGCCACATCGACCGCGGCTACCCGAACTTCGTCGAGAGCCTCGTCGAGCTCGGTGCAGACGTAAGGCGCGTTTAA
- the ramA gene encoding acetate metabolism transcriptional regulator RamA: MDAQRLRDEDDAIRAALTALKTSTGIPVAMFGTLLTDNRLQITQWIGLRTPALQNLIIEPGAGIGGRVVATRRAVGISDYTRASVISHEYDRQIQDEGLHSIVAVPVIVQREIRGVLYVGVHSPVRLGDKVIEEVTMTARSLEQDLAVGAALRQAEGGRGSSKAGRVMNGAEWEQVRSAHSKLRMLTNRIENDELRRELEALCDQMVTPVRAMHTTKLSAREIDVLSCVALGHTNVEAAEEMGIGAETVKSYLRSVMRKLGAHTRYEAVNAARRIGALP, encoded by the coding sequence ATGGACGCGCAACGTTTGAGGGACGAAGATGACGCTATCCGCGCGGCATTGACCGCGCTGAAGACATCCACCGGCATCCCCGTAGCAATGTTCGGCACGCTGCTGACAGACAACCGCCTCCAGATCACCCAGTGGATCGGCCTGCGCACGCCTGCGTTGCAAAATCTCATCATCGAGCCCGGCGCAGGCATTGGCGGTAGGGTGGTCGCGACACGGCGCGCCGTCGGTATCTCGGACTACACGCGCGCCAGTGTGATCTCCCACGAGTACGACCGGCAGATCCAGGATGAGGGCCTCCACTCCATTGTCGCCGTCCCCGTCATTGTGCAGCGGGAGATCCGAGGCGTGCTCTACGTCGGCGTGCATTCCCCGGTCCGCCTCGGAGACAAGGTTATCGAGGAAGTCACCATGACGGCCCGTTCGCTCGAACAGGACCTGGCGGTGGGGGCGGCGCTGCGCCAGGCGGAAGGGGGCAGGGGTTCTTCCAAGGCCGGAAGGGTGATGAATGGGGCGGAATGGGAGCAGGTCCGCTCCGCGCATTCGAAGCTGCGCATGCTCACAAATAGGATCGAAAACGACGAACTGCGCCGCGAGCTTGAGGCGTTGTGCGACCAGATGGTCACGCCGGTGCGGGCGATGCACACGACGAAGCTCTCTGCCCGTGAGATCGACGTGCTCTCCTGCGTCGCGCTCGGGCACACCAACGTCGAGGCCGCAGAGGAGATGGGCATCGGTGCCGAGACCGTGAAGTCGTATTTGCGCAGCGTGATGCGCAAGCTCGGCGCGCACACGCGCTACGAGGCAGTCAATGCCGCGCGCCGCATCGGTGCCCTGCCTTAG